Part of the Bacteroidota bacterium genome is shown below.
CTGGCTTAAAAAGTTTTTAACTTTTCTTAAAAACGGAAGTCCTTTATAATCTTCTTGGAATTGCTTTTTTACTTTTTGGAACCTTTTTTCAAAAAAAGTCCCATCATTAAAATCGTAGCAGAAATATTTATTATTAAAATCTTCAATGTAAAAATATTTGTTATGGGGGTTGTCCTTTAGATGGAAAAGATCCCAGAAATTCCTATCATATTCATCTTTATACTCTTTTAAAATAACCTCTCGATTATGATCATCAGGAAGATCCATTTTTGAATACTTCTCTTGCAACTTCATAATCATTGCATCTTTTTCACTCATGTAAAGCAAAAATAGTTTCATATCTATTTGGAGTTACTTTTTTTGGGTTTTGACCTATTGAATTTTTTCATCTCCGTCCTTTTTTTCTTGTCGATGATCTTATAGTACTTCTCAAAAACCTTATGGTCTTTATGACCTGTCCATTTTTGAATTATTTCTGAGGGTATATTTAAAAATATTGCGTTTGTAACAAATGTTTTTCTACCCGAATGCGTGGACAACAGTTGCCATTTCTCAAATGTTTCTTCAAACCGTTCCGATCCTTTATAATAAACAATAGTTTCAGGACTTTTGAGACCGGCTATTTTACCAAGTTCTTTCAAATAATCGTTCATTTTTTGATTACTAATGACAGGCAGGCATTTATCATTCTCGAATGGTGCATCTTTATATTTCGCAAGGATAGCCTTGGAATGATCATTAAGATCAATTATTAAATCGTCATCTGTCTTGATTGAAGTAATTTCAATTTGGTTTTCTTTAATATTGCTACGTTTTAGATTCTGTACATCCGAATACCGCAAACCAGTAAAACAACAAAAGCAAAAGACATCTCTAACACGCTCTAGATAATCTTTACCGATTTCCAAATGGTGCAAGTTCATTAATTCATCCCAATCCAAGATTATTATTTTGCCTTCTCTATCAGTTCCTTTCAGATCAGGTAAGCAATCTTTATAGGTAAAATTGGTGTTATATTTTTTCTTCGTTGCCCAATTCATGAACCAGTTAAAAATGTACAGATTCTTTTTAATTGTTGTATTTCGATGGCCTAACGTTTCTCGTTGGAATTCGACATATTTAATATAGAAGTTGTCATCAATACTATCAAATTCTATCTTATAATGCTTTTTCTTTTGAAACTCTTTGAGTTGACTAAGGATTGTATTTAGCTTTGTAATTGTGCCACTAGTCCAATCCCTTTTCTTCTGTTCCAGGTCTAAGAACTCTTGGAATACTTCAATGAATGAGTTTTGGGCACTGCTGTCTTCATTCATCCTCTTTTTTAGTTGATCCCGGATGTATTGTACGCTTGGTCTTTTCTCGAAGATTTTCGCTTCTTGATATATCTTAGTAATTGTGGATTCGAGGTCAACGAAATGATTATTTATCTCCCTTGAAGTTGCACCAGCTTTATTAATGTTATTTTTTACAACAGATTGAGAATTTGCATCCCACTTGTTAGCGTCTATTCGATAGCCGGTATAGTATTGAAGCCGCTTTCCATCAAATGAGAAATCCAATATTATTGGAACATTGTCTTTGACTATTTCCCCGGTCATCTTATCCTTTCTTTGTTCCAACCGGAATGTTACCTTGCTTTTAAACTTCATTGCCATTAGATTTACAGACAAAAATACATACGATAAATGATTTAACCAAATTAATTATAACTATTCTTAACTTAAATGAAAATTTCCATAAAGCCTATATAAATTGCATTACAGGCGAATAATATAACTAAATAATGATATGCGTTTAATAGAAGGTGATAGAGCCATTCTCTCCGCTGATATAGCAAGTTAAACAACGAAAACCACTGACTTTGTAACGAAATCGGTGGTTTTCTGTTTTTTACAAAAGCAGGAAAAAGCACCGAAAAGCAATTTCACCGTGTGCAATTCGGTTGCATGAAAAATCTGAGAATTTGTGCAACCGAATAGGAAATAATGCGCTGAAATGTAATGTATTGCGTTGAGCTTTTTTACTCTTATAAATTAATTTTGTAACTAATAATTTAAGAGTATGAAAAGAACAACATTCAACATGCTTTTCTTCGTGAAACGCACGAGGGCATTGAAAAACGGAATGCTGCCAATCTACGCACGCATCACTATGAACGGTGAGCGTGCCGAATTTGTTACGCAAAGAGAAATCCCGGAAGAGCATTGGGACACCTCAAAGAACCGGGCGAAGGGCAATACAAAGGCCGCTGCCGAAATCAACGACTATCTCGATCAGATTAAGTCAAAGCTGCGTGAACATAAAGTTATGCTAGAGGACCATAATGAAACTGTAACGCCGTTTACTTTGCGGGATCGCTATATGGGACTTGACAGCAGCACAAAGACTATTCTCGGAATCTTTGATGATCACAATGAAAAGTGTACGGGCTTGATGAATATCGATTTTGCCCCTGCAACCGTGGAGCGTTATATCACCACACGAAAGCACATTCATGATTTCATAAAGTGGAAATACCGACGGGAGGATGTGTCGATAAATGAGGTCACGCCGATGTTCGTGAGTGACTTTGAATATTACCTTAAGAAAAACCGGAATTGTTGCAATAACACAGCGATAAAGTATATCAAAAATTTCAAGAAGATCGTGCGGATCGCCTTGGCGAATAACTGGATGAAAATTGACCCCTTCAGGAACATCAAGTATCATTTGGATGAGGTGGATATGGATTACCTTACGGAATCCGAATTGAATTTGTTGATGAATAAGGAGTTTAAAATTTTGCGCGTGCAACAGGTGAAAGATATTTACTTGTTCTGCTGCTTCACCGGTCTGGCTTTCATCGATGTGAAAAGTTTGAAAGCTTCAGATATTGAAACAAGGGATGGTCGCTTGTGGATAAAGAAACGCCGCCAAAAGACGAATAATTGGTGCAATATTCCGATGTTACCACCGGCGGTACAGTTGATGAATAAATACAAGAATCATCCCTATTGCATGAAAACCGGCTTACTGCTTCCCGTTTCAAGCAATCAGAGAATGAATG
Proteins encoded:
- a CDS encoding tyrosine-type recombinase/integrase, producing the protein MKFKSKVTFRLEQRKDKMTGEIVKDNVPIILDFSFDGKRLQYYTGYRIDANKWDANSQSVVKNNINKAGATSREINNHFVDLESTITKIYQEAKIFEKRPSVQYIRDQLKKRMNEDSSAQNSFIEVFQEFLDLEQKKRDWTSGTITKLNTILSQLKEFQKKKHYKIEFDSIDDNFYIKYVEFQRETLGHRNTTIKKNLYIFNWFMNWATKKKYNTNFTYKDCLPDLKGTDREGKIIILDWDELMNLHHLEIGKDYLERVRDVFCFCCFTGLRYSDVQNLKRSNIKENQIEITSIKTDDDLIIDLNDHSKAILAKYKDAPFENDKCLPVISNQKMNDYLKELGKIAGLKSPETIVYYKGSERFEETFEKWQLLSTHSGRKTFVTNAIFLNIPSEIIQKWTGHKDHKVFEKYYKIIDKKKRTEMKKFNRSKPKKSNSK
- a CDS encoding site-specific integrase; the encoded protein is MKRTTFNMLFFVKRTRALKNGMLPIYARITMNGERAEFVTQREIPEEHWDTSKNRAKGNTKAAAEINDYLDQIKSKLREHKVMLEDHNETVTPFTLRDRYMGLDSSTKTILGIFDDHNEKCTGLMNIDFAPATVERYITTRKHIHDFIKWKYRREDVSINEVTPMFVSDFEYYLKKNRNCCNNTAIKYIKNFKKIVRIALANNWMKIDPFRNIKYHLDEVDMDYLTESELNLLMNKEFKILRVQQVKDIYLFCCFTGLAFIDVKSLKASDIETRDGRLWIKKRRQKTNNWCNIPMLPPAVQLMNKYKNHPYCMKTGLLLPVSSNQRMNAYLKEIADVCGIKKNLSTHTARHTFATTVTLANQISMEVVSKMLGHSSINMTKKYARVVDDLINRDMEKIYGKYDKLMMN